The Mailhella massiliensis DNA segment CGCCGGCGCGGCCAGCCAGCACGCCGTGGGTACGGCCGTGTTCTGGGGAACCGTGTGCGCCACGGCGCTCGGCATCTTCTTCATCCCCACCTTCTTCGTGGTCATCTGCTCGCTGAAGGCCTGGCTCGGCAAGAAGCTGACGAGACGCCCCCGCTATGAATAAGCGTCGGCCATACGCGACGGCCTTCTCCCACCGCCGCGCATGAACCATACCAGAGGCCGCCCGAAAGGGCGGCCTTTCTGTTCCCGGGGCACCTTCGCCGCATGTTCCCTTTCCGGCAAACATGCCGGGGGAAAATTCCCGCCCCCCGGAACAGATGCTTCCCTGAACTTCCGCAGGCGGAATTCTCCGCGGGCAGAGAATTCCCTGAGACCGTATTCCGCCATGTCCCGTGCTTCCCGCACTCAGCGCGGCAAAGCGCCCCCATCCCGGCAGGGAAGGAGCGTCTGCACCTTCCCTGCCGCGGCTCCCCCCGCCCCGGCGGCGCGGCCTCGGAAAACGGCACGGAGCAAGACTCTTTTCCGCACGCCCGCCGAAAAAGCGCGCATCCCATGGCACCCCAGCCTGACTTTTAAACCAGAAAGCGGCGAGTCCTGCGACCCGCCGCCCGGCACGAAAAACACTGCGCCCTCAGTCCACACCGAACTCGTACTGCTCCAGCTTGTCCAGTATGGCCGACATGATCATGGCCATGACGGCGGACACCATGGCCGCCGTATTCTGCGGTACATCCTCCACGCTCCTGTCCAGCAGACGGCGGAAGAACACGGCCGGACACTCCTGCGTCTGCGTTCTGACCATGGGGTCCACATAGGAACGGAAGGCCCCGTCCACAAAATCCGAGGCCTCTTCCGGGCTGTAGCCCAGACGGCCCAGCATGTCCTGCGTGACGCGCAGGTATTCCACCACCACCACGTTGGGGGCCTGCACCATGAGTCCGTAAAGCACGGCGGCATGTACATAGGCGCGCCATTCCAGCATGAGGCGGCTCTTTTCCTCCGCCGTGCCGCAGGGCAGTCCCGCTTTCTGCGCCATGGCCATGACGCCGCTCTCTCTGGTATTCAGTTCAAAAAGTATGCCCGCCGCCTCCACGGCGCGGGCCACGGTAAGCTTCTTCTTCATCCTGCATCCTTTCTGTTGGCACCTGCGCCCGACGCTGTGCGGGCGCGACCTTCAGCGTACTATGAACGCTTTGCCTGCATCAAGCGGAAAAAGGCAAACACGCCGCCCCGAACCGGAGGGCAAAGGTACGGCCCGGCCGGACGCCCCGGCTGTCTCTGTTCAGCCATGAAAAAAACTGATACACGGAACACATCGTTCGCATCCTTCCCATGGGCGGCACACGCTTTTCTCCGTCAGTTCCTGCGAAAAACCGTGCCCCCGAGGAGCAGCCCTCATGAAAAAAGCCCTGTCCGCGCTGGCCCTTGCCTTCCTCACCTTCTGCCCTCTCTCCTCTCCTGCGGCCGACATGGAACAGCTGGAACAGCTTGTGCATCAGGCCTTCGGGCATCAGGAACGCATGTGCGTCGCCATCGACGCCCTCAACCGCGAAATAGCCCTGCATCCTGAAGATGAAAAACTGCTTGAGCTGCGTATTTCGGCCTACGGCGCTCTCGGAGACCCCTATTCCTCAAGGCCGGATGTGCATGCCCTGGCAGAGCTGCACCCGGATTCGCCCGCGCATCAGCTGAAAAAGTGCATGATCGACGAAGCCACCGGCATGGAAGAGGAGGCCTGCCGCCTCTGCTACATGAATGTGGCCAAGCTGTGCGAACGCAAAGGCCGCACCGAATCCGACGAATATCTGCTGGCGCTGCTGCTTGCCGGTTCCCCCAGGGCGGAAGAAGCGAAGCAGCGTTTTCTCGCCCGGATGTCCGATTCTCCCGGAGACCGGCGTCTGAGCTACCTCGTCACGCATTTTTCCCGGGACATGCTGGTCGGCAGGGTGGAACGCCGTTTTGTCCGCAATCCCTGCCCGGCGCAGAAGTAGCGGATTTCAGGAATCCTTTTTCCCCGCTCCGCCTCTTCCCAGAAGATGGTCGCCGTCCTGCGGCTTGAGCAGCATGAACACGAAGGCGGAAGCGGCGGTCATGAGTCCCACGGCAATGAAGGTGGCGTGCAGGGCATGCAGCTCGCCGGAACCGGAGAAGAGACGCAGCAGCGCCGTGCTTATGGCCACCCCGAAACTGATGCAGAGGTTCTGCGACACGGAAAGCAGGCTGTTGCCGTCGCTTGCGTGTTCGGACGGAAGATCGCCCAGGGTGATGGTGTTCATGGATGTGAACTGCCCCGACATGAGCATCCCCTGAACAAAAAGCTGCACCACAAGAAGGGAAAGCGGCCAGCCCGGCTGCTGCAAGGCCATGAGCATGAAGATGCCCGCAATGGCAAGGGTGAGGAAAAGCAGCACATGGCGGTACCCGAAGCGCTTGAGCAGGCGCAGCACCACGGTCTTGGTCATGATGGAGCCCACGGCCGGAGCGAGCATGATGAGCCCCGCCACGTCGGCGGAATAGCAGAGCCCCACCTGAAGCATGAGCGGCACGAGGAAGGGAATGCTGCCGATGCCGAGGCGCGCCACCATGTTGCCCGTGATGCCCACGGCGAAGGTGCGCGTGGCGAACACCTTCAGATTGATGAGGGGCGAGGGAAAGCGGCGCGCATGAAGAACGTAGATTGCGCCGGCAAGAAAACCCGCGCCCATGAGCGCAAGGGCCGGAAGCCCGGAAGCCGTTCTGCCGCCGGTCAGTTCCACGCCCGCCGTAAGGGCGAGCACGGAAAGGCCGATGAGCAGAAAGCCCGGAAGATCGAAACGGCCGCGCGGCTGTCTGAAATCGGGAAACACGCGCAGCGCGTACAGAAGTCCCAGAATCCCCAGAGGAAGATTGATGAGGAATATCCAGTGCCACGAGGCATAGGTGACGAGCCAGCCGCCGATGATGGGCCCCGCCACCGGCCCCACCAGACCGGGAATGGTGATGAAGTTGAACACCTTCACGAAGTCTTCCCGCGAGTAGGCGCGCATGAGGGTAAGGCGGGAAACGGGCACCATCATGGCCCCGCCCACGCCCTGCACCACGCGGGCGGCCACGAGAAACGGCAGGGAACCCGACATGGCGCAGAGCACGGAACCTGCCGTGAACAGCACCACGGAGGAAAGAAACACGCGCCTCGTGCCGAAGGTGTCGGCCAGCCAGCCGCTCAGGGGAATGAGCAGCGCCACGGTAAGCGTATAGCTTATGACGGCAAGCTGCATGGAAAACGGGGAACGGTGCATGGCCTCGGCTATGGAAGGCAGGGCCGTGTTCAGAATGGTGCCGTCGAGCGTCTGCATGAAAAAGGCCGCAGCCGTGATCATGGGAAGCCCGGTGAACATATCGCGTGTGGTCAGCATGGGGGCATCCTTTTTTCCGCCCCTTCCGGGAAAACGAAAAAGGCCCGGAAAAGAGCTGCCCCCGCGCGCCCGAAGCGGAGCACGCGGAAGAACGGTGAATGCTCGGAAAACCCGGCCGGAACACGACCCGGCAACTGAGCGGAGACCTCTGCGCGAAAAACGCCCGCGCACAAGGCCGTATCTGACGGGGCGGCGGGCTTGCGGGGAGAATGCCGGACGAAGTGCGTCGCCCGGAACGCGAAAAACGTGCGTTCCGCACGAACACGGGGCGCGCCCCGCGTTCGACAGTGCGATTTAATGTTAAATCAGCCTGTTCAGGTATGCTAACTCATGCGGGAGTCCCCTTCAAGCCCCCTGCTTTGTCCCGGAAGGGGCCGGGCGGCGCAGGACGAAGAAAAGGGACGCAGGCGGAAAAAAACGGCGTTTCTCCGGGGCACGGGTAAAAGTCCCCTCAGCGGCAGCAGGAACCGTCCATGCCGCAGGCGTTTGCGGAAGCTTCGGAAAGCGACGCGCCGCAGGAAAGCGCGGCCTCGATTTTGTCCTCCACCTCCTCGAAGGGAGCGTAGCCCCGGGCCACGGCATGAAGTTCGCCGTCGTCGGTCTTCACGAAAAGCGTGGGATAAACCACGAAGTCGCCGAGAATCTCCTCGGCCTCGGCCATGTCGCGCGCGGCGGCCTCCTTTGCCCTGTCGGAAGAGAGCATGGCTTCCAGATCCTTTTCTTCCACACCCCAGCGTGCGGCCACCTTCGCCTGATCGGCAGGGGAGAGCACGTCCAGTCCGTCCTTGTAGAAGGCTTCCTGGAAGGCTTCCATCTGTTCCATGGCATGGCCGGGGGCGAGCTTCTTGAGCGCGGCCATCAGAAGCGCGGAACGGGAGGAATCCATGGTGACTCCCCGCCCCTCTTCCAGCAGGCGGAAGAAGCCCTCGCCGAGGGTGCGGCCCGTGGTATCGGAAAGGCGCCGGAAAAAGGCCCTGAGGCGCGGCGTGCCCATGGTGGACGTGTCGGACGGTTCATCCACCAGATTGCCGCAGAGAACGCGCACGGGAAAACCATGCCGGGCGACGAGCTTTTGCATGACGGGGGCAAAGCCGAAGCACCAGGGGCAGAACACATCGGTAACATAAATGAAGAACGGCATGATTTTTCCTTCCTGCATGGATGGCGCTCCGCCGGAAAACTTCCCTCCCCAAAGGCGGAAGAGGCGGAAACGCGGACGATGGGAGCATCCTTGCGGCAGGGCGCATCCCCCGGCCGCGAGGGGCACCTTACGCCGGAAGAAGCGCCTTTTCAAGCCGCCCTCCGTCCTGCCCGGGCGCGGCCCTCGGGAAGAGCGCCGTGCCGCCCCCTTCCGCCGGAAGGTTCCCCCGCCCCCCTGCGGGAAGAACTTGACGAAGCCTTGAACTTTCCCTAGAAATATAAATTCCCCGACATATTCATGTCCTCATCACGCAGGAAAGGCTTGTACCATGCTTCAAAGCGAACTCATCAGGATCATCGAACAGACGGCCCCGCTTTCGCTTATGGCAGAGTGGGACCATTCCGGCGTGCAGGTGGCTTCGGGCCGCGAAGTCATACGGCACCTTGCCGTATGCCTCGACCCCATGCCGGAACAGCTTCAGGCCGCCGTGGACGCCGGGGCGGACATGGTGCTCACGCATCACCCGCTTGCCATGCGTCCCGCCTTCACCGACAGGCGCAACGGCTATACCGAGGCTCTCCGCATCCTGTACAGCCACGACGTGCCCCTCTATGCGAGCCACACCACGCTGGATGCCAACCCCACGGGACCCGGCGCCTGGATTGCCGATGAACTCGGCCTTACCGGCCGCGTGATTCTGGAGAAGACGGGCGTGTTCACCGCGCCGGACGGCACGGTTGCGGAGGGCGGCTTCGGCTGCGCCGGGGATCTGCCCGAACCCATGAGCCTCGGCGGGCTGTGCCTTGCCCTGAAAAGGCACCTGCCTCTGGAGCGCATGTGCTCCGTCGCCCGGCTTACGGGAGACGCTTCGCGCCTCATCCGGCGCGTGGCCGTGTGCACGGGTTCCGGTTCCTCTCTCATGGAGGAGGCGGCCGCCGCAGGGGCGGACGTATTCATCACGGGCGACGTGAAGTATCACGATGCCCTTGCGCTGCATTCCCGCCAGAGCGGAGGCAGCCCGGATTTCTGCCCCATGGCGCTGCTCGATGTGGGGCATTTTTCCCTGGAAGAAGAAATGACGCGCCGTTTCGCGCTTCTTCTGCAGAAGAAGCTTGAAGGCGTGAACGTGACATTTTTGCCGGGCAGGGACCCTTTCCTGCCCATGACCTTTCTTTCTGAAGTACCGGAGGTACTGTCGTGAGCCTCTATATCGACCAGATCCGCCAGCTTGTGGCTCTCCAGCATGTGGACGACGGCATTCACGCCGTCAACGCCGAGCTCGAAGCCGCGCCCATGGAAGTGGAAACCCTGCAGAAGCGCTTCAATTCCCAGGATGCCCAGCGCAACTGGATTCTGGACAAGCTCCAGCATATCCAGGAACAGCAGAAGCGTCTCGACGCCGACATTCAGGACGATGAATCCCGCCTCGTGAACAGCAAGAACAAGCTCATGCAGGTGGAAAACGACCGCGAATATCAGGCCATGATCCGTGAAATGGACACCATGGAACGCCAGAATCAGACCCGCGAGGAAGAGCGCATGGCCCTGCAGGAGGAACGTTCCCTGCAGGAAAGCAATCTCCATTCCGTGGAAGAAACCTGGAACGAGCTCAAGGCCGAACTGGAAAGCCAGCGCGAAAACCTGGAAAAGCGCCTCGCCGAATGCCGCACGAAGCTGGAAGCTCTGGAAGTTCAGCGCGCGGAAGTGAGCGCCCTCATTTCCCCGCCCGTGCTCAGCCGCTATGAATTCATCCGCAACCGTCTGCGCCACCCCGTCATCGTCTCCGTGGAAGCGGGCGTGTGCTCCGGCTGCCACATCGCCATTCCTCCGCAGGTGTTCATCGACCTGCAGCGCGGCAATCACATCATGAGCTGCCCCAACTGCCAGCGCCTCATGTACTGGGCCCACGACTATCAGGACCCCGACGCGCCCAAGCCTCAGCCCCGTGTTGAGGAAAACGCGGAATAATACGTTCCCCGAGGGGAAAACATCATGGAGTCGGACGGGCTGTCGCCGCGGACCTCACGGTCCGGGGAGGAAAGTCCGGGCTTCGCAGGGCAGGATGCTGGCTAACAGCCAGAGCGGGTGACCGCTGGCAAGCGCAACAGAAAGCAGACCGCCGTTCTCCGGGACGGTAAGGGTGAAACGGTGAGGTAAGAGCTCACCGGCTGGCGTGGCGACACGTCAGGCCAGGCAAGCCCCATCCGAAGCAAGACCAAATAGGGAAACCGGCCGGCCCGGCTCATGGTTTCCGGGTAGGTTGCTTGAAGGCGCGGGTAACCGCGTCTCTAGAGGAATGACAGCCGCCGCCCTCCGGGGCGGTACAAAACCCGGCTTACAGTCTGACTCCTTCTTATGGGGAGGGGGCGCAAGCTCCCTCCCCATGCCGTATGTCCGGCACGCCGCAGGCCTTCCGGGCCACGGCGCTCCGGGCGTTTTTTTATGCTTTTCCGAAGGGAATCTCCCTGCGGACAAGCCTTTTCTGGCCCTTTTCTCCGCGCGGAAAGGGAGCTTTCATTCCGGCGCGGCGCTATCCGGGAGGAACCATGCAACGGGAATGCTGGGGCGTCATCCTTGCCGCAGGGCAGGGAACACGCATGGCAAAGGCCACGGGCGGCGAGGCGAAACAGTTTCTGCCCTACAGGGGCGCGCCGCTCTGGTGGAGTTCGGCCATGGCCATGGCCGCTTCGCCTCTGGTGCACGGACTTGTGTTCGTCTTCCCCGAAGAACGGCTGGAAGAAGCGAAAAACGAGGCGCTCAGGCTCAATGCCGGGCATTCCTGCGGCGTGCCCTTCCGCTTCGCCGCAGGCGGCGACAGACGGCAGGACTCGGTACGCCACGGCCTCGACGCCCTGCCGGAAAGCTGTGAAAAGGTGCTCGTGCACGACGGCGCGCGTCCTTTCGTAAGCACGGCCCTCGTGACGCGGCTCGCCCTTGCCCTGGATGAGGAAGGTACGGCCGGAGCCGTTCCCGGCCTTGCCGTGACCGACACCATCAAGGAAACCGACGAAAACGGACGCATCACCCGCACGCCCCCGCGCGAAACTCTCCGCGCCGTGCAGACGCCCCAGGCCTTCTTTACCGAAGAACTCCGCACCGCCCATGCCCGCGCCGAAGAGGAAGGCCGGACCGTGACCGACGACGCCTCGCTCATGGAGTACTGCGGCAAAACCGTGCGCGTGGTGGAAGGAGAGGAAACCAACGTGAAGATCACCCACCCCCGCGATCTCGCCCTGCTCACGCCCCCGTCCATGCCCCTGCCCTGCTGCGGCTACGGCTACGACGTACACGCCTACGGCGGCAACCGTCCCCTCATGCTCGGCGGGGTGGAAATAGGCGGGGAATACCTCATCCGCGCCCATTCCGACGGCGACGTGCTGCTGCACGCCCTCATGGACGCCGTTCTCGGATGTTTTGCCGGGGGCGACATAGGCAGGCTCTTCCCCGACAGCGACCCGGCCTTTGAGAACATCGCCTCGTCCGTCATGCTCGACCATGTGCTCACTCTCGCCGCAGAAGCGGGCGTGCGCCTCGTCCATGCCGATCTCACCGTCGTGGCCCAGAAGCCGAAGCTGGCCCCCCGCGCCGACGCCATACGCCGCAACGTGGCCCGCCTGCTCGACCTGCCCCTCGACCATGTGGCCTTCAAGGCCACCACGGAAGAAAAACTCGGCTTCACCGGCGAACTTCTCGGCATCAAGGCCGTGGCCCTCGTCACGGCCCTGCGCGAAGAACGCGCCGCCGGCAGAAGCTGAGCCGCATTCCTGCAACAGCGCCCGCGCGGGCGAAACCTTCTTCACGCGCACGGAGGCACCATGATCTGTTACGACGCCGCCATCATAGGGGCAGGCCCCGCCGGTCTGCTCTGCGCCAGAAACGCCGCCCGCGCGCATCTGCGCGTCGCCCTCATCGACAGTCACGAAGACCCGGGGGCCAAACTCTCCCTGGCGGGCGGGGGGCGCGGCAACATCACCAACCGCATCATTGCGGAAAACCGCTACGTTTCCGAACACCCCGAACGGGTGCGCGCCGTGCTGCGCCTCTTTCCCTGCGAAAAGGCGCTGGATATTATGCGCGAGCTTTCCCTGCCCTTCGA contains these protein-coding regions:
- the ispD gene encoding 2-C-methyl-D-erythritol 4-phosphate cytidylyltransferase, yielding MQRECWGVILAAGQGTRMAKATGGEAKQFLPYRGAPLWWSSAMAMAASPLVHGLVFVFPEERLEEAKNEALRLNAGHSCGVPFRFAAGGDRRQDSVRHGLDALPESCEKVLVHDGARPFVSTALVTRLALALDEEGTAGAVPGLAVTDTIKETDENGRITRTPPRETLRAVQTPQAFFTEELRTAHARAEEEGRTVTDDASLMEYCGKTVRVVEGEETNVKITHPRDLALLTPPSMPLPCCGYGYDVHAYGGNRPLMLGGVEIGGEYLIRAHSDGDVLLHALMDAVLGCFAGGDIGRLFPDSDPAFENIASSVMLDHVLTLAAEAGVRLVHADLTVVAQKPKLAPRADAIRRNVARLLDLPLDHVAFKATTEEKLGFTGELLGIKAVALVTALREERAAGRS
- a CDS encoding Nif3-like dinuclear metal center hexameric protein, producing the protein MLQSELIRIIEQTAPLSLMAEWDHSGVQVASGREVIRHLAVCLDPMPEQLQAAVDAGADMVLTHHPLAMRPAFTDRRNGYTEALRILYSHDVPLYASHTTLDANPTGPGAWIADELGLTGRVILEKTGVFTAPDGTVAEGGFGCAGDLPEPMSLGGLCLALKRHLPLERMCSVARLTGDASRLIRRVAVCTGSGSSLMEEAAAAGADVFITGDVKYHDALALHSRQSGGSPDFCPMALLDVGHFSLEEEMTRRFALLLQKKLEGVNVTFLPGRDPFLPMTFLSEVPEVLS
- a CDS encoding DHA2 family efflux MFS transporter permease subunit translates to MLTTRDMFTGLPMITAAAFFMQTLDGTILNTALPSIAEAMHRSPFSMQLAVISYTLTVALLIPLSGWLADTFGTRRVFLSSVVLFTAGSVLCAMSGSLPFLVAARVVQGVGGAMMVPVSRLTLMRAYSREDFVKVFNFITIPGLVGPVAGPIIGGWLVTYASWHWIFLINLPLGILGLLYALRVFPDFRQPRGRFDLPGFLLIGLSVLALTAGVELTGGRTASGLPALALMGAGFLAGAIYVLHARRFPSPLINLKVFATRTFAVGITGNMVARLGIGSIPFLVPLMLQVGLCYSADVAGLIMLAPAVGSIMTKTVVLRLLKRFGYRHVLLFLTLAIAGIFMLMALQQPGWPLSLLVVQLFVQGMLMSGQFTSMNTITLGDLPSEHASDGNSLLSVSQNLCISFGVAISTALLRLFSGSGELHALHATFIAVGLMTAASAFVFMLLKPQDGDHLLGRGGAGKKDS
- a CDS encoding zinc ribbon domain-containing protein codes for the protein MSLYIDQIRQLVALQHVDDGIHAVNAELEAAPMEVETLQKRFNSQDAQRNWILDKLQHIQEQQKRLDADIQDDESRLVNSKNKLMQVENDREYQAMIREMDTMERQNQTREEERMALQEERSLQESNLHSVEETWNELKAELESQRENLEKRLAECRTKLEALEVQRAEVSALISPPVLSRYEFIRNRLRHPVIVSVEAGVCSGCHIAIPPQVFIDLQRGNHIMSCPNCQRLMYWAHDYQDPDAPKPQPRVEENAE
- a CDS encoding DsbA family protein, with protein sequence MPFFIYVTDVFCPWCFGFAPVMQKLVARHGFPVRVLCGNLVDEPSDTSTMGTPRLRAFFRRLSDTTGRTLGEGFFRLLEEGRGVTMDSSRSALLMAALKKLAPGHAMEQMEAFQEAFYKDGLDVLSPADQAKVAARWGVEEKDLEAMLSSDRAKEAAARDMAEAEEILGDFVVYPTLFVKTDDGELHAVARGYAPFEEVEDKIEAALSCGASLSEASANACGMDGSCCR